A genomic segment from Polyangium mundeleinium encodes:
- a CDS encoding nSTAND1 domain-containing NTPase, which yields METLDPALSSLITRPPEQRRIGPFVLVEQLGAGGYAPVWLARETYGKAELRTAAVKLFSLDVNANDRSRILEEARALCRVEHPNVVRFYAIAVDEAAGVMGLAMEHVAGRSLEDRLDAEGTLSVDETLRVGVAIASALAAVHGAGLVHRDVKPSNIVEEAGGAYKLIDFGIASASSTPSTVEDVIPAGPDDGGATPRALAATARISGRITGTYGYIDPAVFGAGALPSAASDLYALGVTLHRCLSGALPAERLGGDGALDPGVLTGYARPLPLAARSEGVPRALAALIDHLLAPRPEDRPPRASWVAHHFEQIRRDLAGRARVLPDEDEGPFRGLRRFEARDRDVFFGRTPEVAAAIELCRGRGLVALVGPSGSGKSSLARAGLLPALAEGGIVGWPEVWDTAIAEPGRDPRFAIAAALGPFIPNAATLAPGPLCEAMARRASEEERGLVLFVDQLEELVTTSSGESREEAAALLVRIGAQPLPGVRVIVAARSDLLHLLLAMGDLGNTMARGLCRVEPLSPTYWRESVERALASYGYALEDAALAEELFAGIDATAGAMPLVEFALTELWGARDKAKKLLLRSALTAVGGVEGALERHAEAVLASMEQAEEGSIDAARAVLLALTTAEGTRRVMSVDELAAIAGPHTRRVIAVLGKARLVVPAEGPGASVTLAHEALLSRWGRLASWIAEAKGDRMLAEEIERDATRFARDAESVTLWRGRRLEFAKELLRTNTVRLSAAAERFIQTSARVSRRGTVLAATAGAIVAASVVVGGLGYVRAVRAEERAAQEKLEREQKERAEAERNDKEKANLLEEVRATAELNKDLEERIRKTLSGPTQPDPAAAASVSPTPGAPQPVLAIVAPGAHPFPKPGSHAAAAPTSTTVPASTPEPPETATPTPTGAAASTTAPAGVKGPVTKPDDEF from the coding sequence TTGGAGACCCTCGACCCGGCCCTCTCGAGCCTGATCACGCGCCCCCCGGAGCAGAGGCGCATCGGCCCGTTCGTCCTCGTCGAGCAGCTCGGCGCGGGGGGCTACGCGCCCGTCTGGCTCGCGCGCGAGACCTACGGCAAGGCGGAGCTGCGCACCGCGGCCGTCAAGCTGTTCTCGCTCGACGTCAACGCGAACGACCGCAGCCGCATCCTCGAAGAAGCCCGCGCGCTTTGCCGCGTCGAGCACCCGAACGTGGTGCGCTTCTACGCGATCGCCGTGGACGAGGCCGCTGGCGTCATGGGCCTCGCGATGGAGCACGTCGCCGGCCGATCGCTCGAGGACCGGCTCGACGCCGAAGGAACACTCTCCGTCGACGAGACGCTGCGCGTCGGCGTGGCCATTGCCTCCGCGCTCGCCGCGGTCCACGGCGCAGGCCTCGTGCACCGCGACGTCAAGCCGAGCAACATCGTCGAGGAGGCCGGCGGCGCATACAAGCTCATCGATTTCGGCATCGCGTCGGCGTCCTCGACTCCATCGACCGTCGAAGACGTGATCCCCGCGGGGCCGGACGACGGCGGCGCCACGCCCCGCGCGCTCGCCGCCACCGCGCGGATCTCGGGCCGCATCACGGGCACGTACGGCTACATCGATCCTGCGGTCTTCGGCGCCGGCGCGTTGCCCTCGGCCGCGAGTGATCTCTACGCGCTCGGGGTCACGCTCCACCGCTGCCTCTCGGGCGCGCTTCCCGCCGAGCGCCTCGGCGGCGACGGCGCGCTCGATCCCGGCGTGCTCACGGGGTACGCGCGGCCGCTGCCCCTCGCCGCGCGCAGCGAGGGTGTGCCCCGCGCGCTCGCTGCGCTCATCGATCACCTGCTCGCGCCGCGCCCCGAGGATCGGCCACCGCGGGCCTCGTGGGTCGCGCACCACTTCGAGCAGATCCGGCGTGATCTCGCGGGCCGCGCGCGCGTCCTGCCCGACGAAGACGAGGGCCCGTTCCGGGGCCTGCGCCGCTTCGAAGCGCGTGATCGCGACGTCTTCTTCGGCCGCACGCCCGAGGTCGCCGCGGCGATCGAGCTCTGCCGCGGCCGCGGCCTCGTCGCGCTCGTCGGCCCCTCGGGCAGCGGCAAATCCAGCCTCGCGCGCGCGGGCCTCCTGCCGGCGCTCGCCGAGGGCGGGATCGTCGGCTGGCCCGAGGTGTGGGACACGGCCATCGCCGAGCCTGGCCGGGATCCACGCTTTGCGATCGCCGCCGCGCTCGGGCCGTTCATCCCCAACGCCGCCACGCTCGCGCCCGGCCCGCTCTGCGAGGCCATGGCCCGCCGCGCGAGCGAGGAAGAGCGGGGCCTCGTGCTCTTCGTCGATCAGCTCGAAGAGCTCGTCACCACCTCCTCGGGCGAGAGCCGCGAGGAAGCAGCGGCCCTGCTCGTGCGGATCGGCGCGCAGCCCTTGCCCGGCGTGCGCGTGATCGTCGCGGCGCGTAGTGATCTCTTGCATCTGCTCCTGGCGATGGGGGATCTCGGCAACACGATGGCGCGTGGCCTCTGCCGCGTGGAGCCCCTCTCGCCAACGTACTGGCGCGAGAGCGTCGAGCGCGCACTCGCGTCGTACGGCTACGCGCTCGAAGACGCGGCGCTCGCCGAGGAGCTCTTCGCGGGGATCGACGCCACGGCGGGCGCGATGCCGCTCGTCGAGTTCGCGCTGACCGAGCTCTGGGGCGCGCGCGACAAGGCGAAGAAGCTGCTCTTGCGGTCGGCGCTCACGGCCGTGGGCGGCGTCGAGGGCGCGCTCGAACGGCACGCCGAGGCGGTCCTCGCGTCGATGGAGCAGGCCGAGGAAGGCTCGATCGACGCCGCGCGCGCCGTGCTCCTCGCGCTCACGACGGCCGAGGGGACGCGCCGCGTGATGAGCGTGGACGAGCTCGCGGCGATCGCGGGGCCGCACACGCGCCGCGTGATCGCCGTGCTCGGCAAGGCGCGGCTCGTGGTGCCGGCCGAAGGGCCCGGGGCTTCGGTCACGCTCGCCCACGAGGCGCTGCTCTCGCGCTGGGGGCGGCTCGCGTCGTGGATCGCCGAGGCGAAGGGCGATCGCATGCTCGCCGAGGAAATCGAGCGCGACGCCACGCGCTTCGCCCGCGACGCCGAAAGCGTGACGCTCTGGCGAGGACGACGCCTCGAGTTCGCGAAGGAGCTCCTCCGGACCAACACCGTCCGTTTGTCGGCGGCGGCCGAGCGGTTCATCCAGACGAGCGCGCGTGTCTCCCGGCGCGGCACGGTGCTCGCGGCGACCGCGGGGGCGATCGTCGCGGCGTCGGTCGTCGTCGGCGGGCTCGGGTACGTGCGGGCCGTGCGCGCGGAGGAGCGCGCGGCCCAGGAGAAGCTCGAACGCGAACAGAAAGAACGCGCCGAGGCCGAGCGAAACGACAAGGAGAAAGCAAACCTCCTGGAGGAGGTCCGCGCGACGGCCGAGCTCAACAAGGACCTCGAAGAGCGCATCCGCAAAACGCTCTCCGGCCCCACGCAGCCCGACCCTGCCGCCGCGGCCTCCGTGTCCCCGACGCCCGGCGCGCCCCAACCCGTGCTCGCGATCGTGGCGCCGGGCGCGCATCCGTTCCCGAAGCCGGGATCCCACGCGGCCGCGGCCCCTACGTCGACCACGGTCCCGGCGAGCACGCCCGAGCCGCCGGAGACGGCCACGCCGACGCCGACGGGCGCCGCGGCCTCGACGACGGCGCCGGCCGGCGTGAAGGGCCCCGTGACGAAACCGGACGACGAGTTCTAG
- a CDS encoding tetratricopeptide repeat protein, giving the protein MLTSAAAIGLARPASACGPYPPARVLSPADKAQAQKLFQEGRALEGEGKLERALARYLASRDIFPRKSNTKNAAVCLDKLGRAAEAIPLYEEVLDRFRSELTPEEQKALIDDVRRLRELVATLHVVDGQGALFVDGKDIGALPRPCPLYLPAGRHTVRVNRRAVLLDHDLPAGESLRIVVGTEQPPPIPARSEGWFAQAFGGPALGSSMDSNAERDAQNACSAHCPFARGFLTGARGGYITANNVSVELFTGFFSVESTFERTITRDVPVSDGLSTVTYTLSHRLSLRGPFMGPAVGYRLDLGPRWTAVFRGSLGLVAAQSSDPVSGIGRDDRGHTSPLLFSGTSTVLRSAPTFLMPELGIEAKLGGVRVGLSLGYVLFLTQGNAFNGRAFDAQTPCPPSGDDAVACAAETTADVAGYGLQTAHGLMQLWIPQLTFGFLP; this is encoded by the coding sequence GTGCTCACCTCTGCCGCTGCGATCGGCCTCGCGCGCCCGGCGTCCGCCTGCGGCCCCTACCCGCCGGCGCGTGTCCTCTCGCCCGCGGACAAGGCCCAGGCGCAAAAGCTCTTCCAGGAGGGCCGCGCGCTCGAAGGCGAAGGCAAGCTCGAACGCGCGCTCGCCCGCTACCTCGCCTCCCGCGACATCTTCCCCCGCAAATCGAACACGAAAAACGCCGCCGTTTGCCTCGACAAGCTCGGCCGCGCCGCCGAGGCGATCCCCCTCTACGAGGAGGTGCTCGATCGATTCCGCAGCGAGCTCACGCCCGAGGAGCAAAAGGCCCTCATCGACGACGTCCGGCGGCTGCGCGAGCTCGTCGCGACGCTCCACGTCGTCGACGGGCAAGGCGCCCTCTTCGTCGACGGAAAAGACATCGGCGCCCTGCCCCGCCCCTGCCCCCTCTACTTGCCTGCCGGCCGCCACACCGTGCGCGTGAACCGGCGGGCCGTGCTCCTCGATCACGACCTGCCGGCCGGCGAATCCCTCCGCATCGTCGTCGGCACCGAACAGCCGCCCCCCATCCCTGCGCGCTCGGAGGGCTGGTTTGCCCAGGCCTTCGGCGGCCCCGCGCTCGGCAGCTCCATGGATAGCAATGCCGAGCGCGACGCGCAGAACGCTTGCTCGGCCCATTGCCCCTTCGCGCGTGGCTTCCTCACGGGCGCGCGCGGCGGCTACATCACGGCGAACAACGTCTCCGTCGAGCTCTTCACCGGCTTTTTTTCGGTGGAATCGACGTTCGAGCGCACCATCACGCGGGACGTCCCGGTCAGCGACGGGCTCTCGACCGTCACGTACACCCTCTCGCATCGGCTCTCCCTGCGCGGCCCCTTCATGGGACCGGCGGTCGGGTATCGGCTCGACCTCGGGCCGCGGTGGACGGCCGTCTTCCGCGGCTCGCTCGGCCTCGTCGCCGCGCAATCGTCCGATCCGGTGAGCGGCATCGGCCGCGACGATCGGGGCCACACCTCCCCGCTCCTGTTCTCGGGCACGAGCACCGTCCTCCGCTCGGCGCCGACGTTCCTCATGCCGGAGCTCGGCATCGAGGCGAAGCTCGGCGGCGTCCGCGTGGGTTTGTCCCTCGGCTACGTGCTTTTCCTGACCCAGGGAAATGCCTTCAATGGCCGCGCCTTCGACGCGCAGACCCCGTGCCCCCCCTCCGGCGACGACGCCGTCGCCTGCGCGGCGGAGACCACGGCCGACGTGGCTGGGTATGGCCTGCAGACCGCGCACGGCCTCATGCAGCTCTGGATCCCTCAGCTCACCTTCGGCTTCTTGCCCTGA
- a CDS encoding 1,2-dihydroxy-3-keto-5-methylthiopentene dioxygenase — protein sequence MSSIHVFRENDPRAPVRASQDHAEIAAILREVGVRFEAWEASFSFTPSATAEEILAAYQEPIEKLCREGGYPSVDVARLSPDPSDPAWPAKAQAAREKFLEEHTHGEDEVRFFVHGAGVFYLRLAGQVLAVCCARGDLISVPAGTRHWFDMGTQSEFCAIRFFGTPEGWVASFTGDAIARRFPDADTLTRGAPW from the coding sequence GTGAGCTCGATCCATGTCTTTCGGGAAAACGATCCCCGAGCGCCCGTTCGTGCCTCGCAAGACCACGCCGAGATCGCGGCGATCCTGCGTGAGGTCGGCGTTCGTTTCGAGGCCTGGGAGGCTTCCTTTTCGTTCACGCCTTCGGCCACCGCGGAGGAGATCCTCGCCGCATACCAGGAGCCGATTGAAAAGCTCTGCCGCGAGGGCGGGTATCCCTCGGTCGACGTCGCGCGCCTCTCGCCGGATCCGAGCGATCCCGCCTGGCCCGCGAAGGCCCAGGCCGCGCGCGAAAAATTCCTCGAAGAGCACACGCACGGCGAGGACGAGGTCCGCTTCTTCGTGCACGGCGCCGGCGTGTTTTACCTGCGCCTCGCCGGGCAGGTGCTCGCCGTGTGTTGCGCGCGAGGCGATCTCATCTCGGTTCCTGCCGGCACGCGGCACTGGTTCGACATGGGCACGCAGTCAGAGTTCTGCGCCATCCGATTCTTCGGCACGCCCGAGGGCTGGGTCGCCTCCTTCACGGGCGACGCCATCGCGCGGCGTTTCCCCGACGCCGACACCCTCACGCGAGGCGCGCCGTGGTGA
- a CDS encoding porin gives MSLARLAARSALAAVFGLLLSPRSAAADVPAAPRSEIALATIPPAEPAAVKPAPKPATKPPAPKPGEGAGKASQHWYDKIKIRGYSQVRYNQLGATNERLVNTQGDRSIGKDGGFLIRRARLIVQGDVHERVFVYIQPDFASVVSDQYHVPTLRDWYADIALDKKKEFRFRVGQSKVPYGFENMQSSQNRAPLDRSDALNSAVKDERDLGIFFYWAPERIRKRFKALVDDGLKGSGDYGVVALGVYNGQTANQKERNDTPHVVGRITWPFQIGRQIVEIGGGGYAGKFVVKTSDDITAPDEIRDVRAHASFVLYPQPFGLQAEYNIGRGPELVGDRVVERPLHGGYVMAMAKIGNFLPYVRGVMYDGGRKFETNAPHYKIRELEMGVEWQPIPAVEATAAYAIAERTYPEPPYPQESGRLLRLQIQVNY, from the coding sequence ATGTCGCTCGCACGTCTGGCCGCGCGCTCGGCCCTCGCCGCGGTTTTTGGTCTTCTTTTGTCTCCGCGTTCGGCCGCGGCGGATGTCCCCGCTGCGCCCCGATCGGAGATCGCGCTGGCCACGATTCCACCGGCGGAGCCCGCCGCGGTCAAACCTGCGCCGAAGCCCGCGACCAAGCCCCCCGCGCCGAAGCCCGGCGAGGGCGCGGGCAAGGCCTCGCAGCACTGGTACGACAAGATCAAGATCCGCGGCTACTCGCAGGTCCGTTACAACCAGCTCGGCGCGACGAACGAGCGGCTCGTCAACACCCAGGGCGACCGCTCGATCGGCAAGGACGGCGGCTTTTTGATCCGCCGCGCCCGCCTCATCGTCCAGGGCGACGTGCACGAGCGCGTCTTCGTGTACATCCAGCCCGATTTTGCGAGCGTCGTCTCCGATCAGTACCACGTCCCCACGCTGCGCGACTGGTATGCGGACATCGCCCTCGACAAGAAAAAAGAGTTCCGCTTCCGCGTCGGCCAGTCGAAGGTGCCGTACGGCTTCGAGAACATGCAATCGAGCCAGAACCGCGCGCCGCTCGATCGCTCGGATGCATTGAACAGCGCCGTCAAGGACGAGCGGGATCTCGGCATCTTTTTCTACTGGGCCCCGGAGCGCATTCGCAAGCGGTTCAAGGCGCTCGTCGACGACGGCCTCAAGGGCTCGGGGGATTACGGCGTCGTCGCGCTCGGCGTGTACAATGGCCAGACCGCGAACCAGAAGGAGCGGAACGACACGCCGCACGTCGTCGGTCGTATCACGTGGCCCTTCCAGATCGGACGTCAGATCGTGGAGATCGGCGGCGGCGGGTATGCCGGCAAGTTCGTCGTGAAGACCTCGGACGACATCACGGCCCCGGACGAGATCCGCGACGTCCGCGCCCACGCCTCGTTCGTCCTGTACCCGCAGCCGTTTGGCCTCCAGGCCGAATACAACATCGGCCGCGGGCCGGAGCTCGTGGGCGATCGTGTCGTCGAGCGGCCGCTCCACGGCGGGTACGTCATGGCCATGGCCAAGATCGGCAACTTCCTACCCTACGTACGCGGCGTGATGTACGACGGCGGGCGCAAATTCGAGACGAACGCGCCGCATTACAAGATCCGCGAGCTGGAGATGGGCGTCGAGTGGCAGCCCATCCCCGCCGTCGAGGCCACCGCGGCGTACGCGATCGCCGAGCGCACCTACCCGGAGCCGCCTTACCCGCAGGAGAGCGGGCGCCTCCTGCGCCTGCAGATTCAGGTCAATTACTGA
- a CDS encoding methylthioribulose 1-phosphate dehydratase, translating into MQEHRLPETAAATLLSLASRCHARGWAQATSGNFSVRLDAHRFVVTKSGLDKGALRAEDLLVVDLDGNPLTEGRPSAETPLHAQIYRRRPGITAVAHTHSVAATVLSRALLAEGYVVLSGFEMLKALVGISTHETSIRLPIFPNDQDVPRLAAQVDAELGGDDCVYGYLLAGHGLYTWGENVNEAARHVEAIEFLLECVLHGRR; encoded by the coding sequence GTGCAGGAACATCGCCTCCCCGAGACCGCCGCGGCCACCTTGCTCTCGCTCGCGAGCCGTTGCCACGCGCGAGGCTGGGCCCAGGCGACGAGCGGCAACTTCTCGGTTCGCCTCGACGCGCACCGCTTCGTCGTCACGAAGAGCGGCCTCGACAAAGGCGCGCTGCGGGCCGAGGACCTGCTTGTTGTCGACCTCGATGGAAACCCGCTGACCGAAGGCCGCCCCTCCGCGGAGACGCCGCTCCACGCACAGATTTACCGGCGTCGTCCGGGCATCACCGCCGTGGCGCACACCCACTCCGTCGCTGCCACGGTCCTGTCCCGCGCCCTCCTCGCCGAGGGGTACGTCGTGCTGTCCGGCTTCGAGATGCTCAAGGCCCTTGTCGGCATCAGCACGCACGAGACGTCGATCCGCCTGCCCATCTTCCCGAACGATCAGGACGTCCCGCGCCTCGCCGCGCAGGTCGACGCGGAGCTCGGCGGCGACGACTGCGTCTACGGCTACCTCCTCGCAGGGCACGGCCTCTATACGTGGGGCGAGAATGTGAACGAGGCGGCGCGGCACGTGGAGGCGATCGAGTTCCTCCTCGAGTGCGTGCTGCACGGCCGCCGTTGA
- a CDS encoding alpha/beta fold hydrolase: MRTSSFEWIADDGKPIFVHVFSPDEGTEVRGVVHVSHGMSEHGARYTRLAEALTTRGLVVEAHDHRGHGSTAKSDDELGYFGPGDGFGRVVADLRGLIARARTAYPGLKQALLGHSMGSLIAQGVLPAEGGKLGAVLLSGTNGPPSLMARAGVLVAKAERARLGERGKSVVIQGMSFDAWNRTFSPNRTPYDWLSRDAAEVDKYVADARCGFSATTTLWVQLLGAMGTLARPDALARLPKDLPICVVAGSEDPVHERTKNLRGLLDAYAKAGLSDVTYRVYPGARHELFNETNRDEVIREASEWLVRKLAR; the protein is encoded by the coding sequence ATGCGTACCTCCTCGTTCGAATGGATCGCCGACGACGGCAAGCCGATCTTCGTGCACGTCTTCTCCCCCGACGAAGGCACGGAAGTCCGCGGCGTCGTCCACGTGTCGCACGGCATGAGCGAGCACGGCGCCCGCTACACGCGCCTCGCCGAGGCCCTCACCACGCGCGGCCTCGTCGTCGAGGCCCACGACCACCGCGGTCACGGGAGCACCGCGAAGTCCGACGACGAGCTCGGCTACTTCGGCCCCGGCGACGGCTTCGGCCGCGTCGTCGCCGACCTGCGCGGCCTGATCGCCCGCGCCCGCACCGCCTACCCGGGCCTCAAGCAGGCGCTCCTCGGTCATTCGATGGGCTCGCTCATCGCGCAGGGCGTGCTGCCCGCGGAGGGCGGCAAGCTCGGCGCCGTGCTCCTTTCGGGGACGAACGGACCGCCGAGCCTCATGGCGCGGGCGGGCGTGCTCGTGGCGAAGGCGGAGCGCGCGCGGCTCGGCGAGCGCGGCAAGAGCGTGGTGATCCAGGGGATGTCGTTCGACGCGTGGAACCGGACCTTCAGCCCGAACCGCACGCCCTACGACTGGCTTTCCCGCGACGCGGCCGAGGTCGACAAGTACGTCGCCGACGCGCGATGCGGCTTCTCGGCCACGACGACGTTATGGGTGCAGCTCCTCGGCGCGATGGGCACGCTCGCGCGCCCGGACGCGCTCGCTCGTCTTCCGAAGGACCTGCCGATCTGCGTGGTCGCCGGCTCCGAGGACCCGGTCCACGAGCGGACGAAGAACCTGCGCGGGCTGCTCGACGCGTACGCGAAGGCGGGCCTCTCCGACGTGACGTACCGCGTCTACCCGGGCGCGCGCCACGAGCTGTTCAACGAGACGAACCGGGACGAGGTGATCCGCGAAGCTTCGGAGTGGCTCGTCCGCAAGCTCGCGCGCTAA
- the mtnC gene encoding acireductone synthase yields the protein MVKRIVTDIEGTTTSISFVTDTLFAHARASLVSFVRTHAGEARVVSALDAARTEAGDPSLSDTAVLTLWLRWIDEDRKATSLKAIQGMIWEEGYHAGAYRSHVYADVPGALARWKARGIGLAVFSSGSVLAQRLLFGHTIEGDLAGLFDGWFDTTTGKKADPASYARIAAALEVAPHEVLFLSDVKAELDAARAAGLLRVGLARDGAPPLVDHPTARSFDDIVIEGDSVLVG from the coding sequence GTGGTGAAGCGCATCGTCACGGACATCGAGGGCACCACCACGTCCATCTCCTTCGTGACGGACACGCTCTTTGCCCATGCGCGGGCGTCGCTCGTGTCGTTCGTCCGGACGCACGCCGGCGAGGCGCGTGTGGTTTCGGCGCTCGACGCGGCGCGGACGGAGGCGGGCGATCCGAGCCTGTCCGATACGGCGGTGCTTACGCTCTGGCTCCGGTGGATCGACGAGGACCGCAAGGCGACGTCGCTCAAGGCGATCCAGGGCATGATCTGGGAGGAGGGTTATCACGCGGGGGCGTATCGATCCCACGTGTACGCGGACGTCCCCGGCGCGCTCGCGCGGTGGAAGGCGCGGGGGATCGGGCTCGCCGTGTTCTCGTCCGGATCGGTGCTCGCGCAACGGCTCCTCTTCGGGCACACGATCGAGGGGGATCTCGCGGGCCTCTTCGACGGGTGGTTCGACACGACGACCGGCAAGAAGGCCGATCCCGCGTCGTACGCGCGCATCGCGGCCGCGCTCGAGGTCGCGCCGCACGAGGTGCTTTTCCTGTCGGACGTGAAGGCCGAGCTCGACGCCGCGCGCGCGGCCGGGCTCCTGCGCGTCGGGCTCGCGCGGGACGGCGCTCCGCCCCTCGTGGATCACCCGACGGCGCGAAGCTTCGACGACATCGTGATCGAAGGGGATTCCGTGCTCGTGGGCTGA
- a CDS encoding glycosyltransferase family 39 protein: MGPPPIGRPLLPMSAFEALPKRRILWLAALLLGILLGTSLVGVHLDSPTMDEPVHLVRGLSYWWLGDTRLGYAHPPLADALLALPAALLGARVDLTSFPAWADADTGKLAEQYFTAHWAAARAELVLARHVNVFFSFLLGLYVFRFARRRAGDHAALFALGLHCLHPTLLAHGRLVTTDLPIALATTIAVGEAAEHFERPRLRTAITTTLAIAAAFCIKYSAAFLVPLLLSLGFFFAWRGGADGDAPTRRGRLGRFAAHAGAVTLATVLAVNAAYGFQRTGWTVERILAEPEPQSYISKRETQRLLEERSPIARLPRWLPVPLPYTYVFGLSMVSVQSRDGHSTYFLGMRAGGGWAGYFPVMLAIKTPLAVLVLLGVGLARSIRRRAAPDRVAGTILAACGLFLVISIGSKINIGVRHVLPVMPFFVVGAGIVAARLWEEGRRRTQTLLALLGAGTFASAIAWVRHPVGYFNALTLGPVFGPAVSVVGEDWGQDMADVAAALKARNLGPVYYHRYGWMMARELEANGIEFERFRCGERPGPGVAVVHAVTRARSPDCHPELFAKAPLLVVNGRLFVYALDAPERPTAPAPRPRIRLIPPPSAASPDDED, from the coding sequence ATGGGGCCGCCCCCGATCGGCCGGCCGCTTTTGCCGATGTCCGCATTCGAAGCCCTCCCCAAACGTCGCATCCTGTGGCTCGCCGCGCTGCTCCTCGGGATCCTCCTCGGGACCTCCCTCGTCGGTGTCCACCTGGATTCGCCGACGATGGACGAGCCGGTCCACCTCGTGCGGGGCCTGTCCTACTGGTGGCTCGGGGATACCCGGCTCGGCTACGCGCATCCGCCGCTCGCGGACGCGCTCCTCGCGCTGCCCGCCGCGCTGCTCGGCGCCCGCGTGGATCTGACCTCGTTTCCAGCGTGGGCCGACGCCGACACGGGCAAGCTGGCCGAGCAGTATTTCACGGCGCACTGGGCGGCGGCGCGGGCCGAGCTCGTCCTCGCGCGGCACGTGAACGTGTTTTTTTCGTTCCTGCTCGGGCTTTACGTGTTCCGCTTCGCGCGGCGGCGGGCCGGGGATCACGCGGCCCTCTTCGCGCTCGGGCTCCATTGCCTGCACCCGACCTTGCTCGCGCACGGCCGGCTCGTCACGACGGATCTGCCGATCGCCCTGGCCACGACGATCGCCGTGGGCGAGGCGGCCGAGCATTTCGAGCGGCCGCGCCTCCGCACGGCGATCACCACGACGCTCGCTATCGCGGCAGCATTCTGCATCAAATACAGCGCGGCGTTCCTGGTCCCGCTGCTCCTGTCGCTGGGGTTTTTCTTCGCCTGGCGAGGCGGCGCCGACGGAGACGCGCCCACCCGACGCGGAAGGCTCGGGCGCTTCGCCGCGCACGCCGGCGCCGTCACGCTCGCCACGGTCCTCGCCGTCAATGCGGCGTACGGGTTTCAGCGGACCGGCTGGACGGTCGAGCGGATCCTCGCGGAGCCCGAGCCACAGAGCTACATCTCGAAGCGGGAGACGCAGCGACTTTTGGAGGAGCGCTCGCCGATCGCGCGCCTGCCGCGCTGGCTCCCGGTACCGCTGCCGTATACGTACGTCTTTGGCCTGTCGATGGTCTCGGTGCAGAGCCGCGACGGGCATTCGACGTATTTCCTCGGCATGCGCGCGGGCGGCGGCTGGGCGGGATATTTCCCGGTGATGCTCGCGATCAAGACCCCGCTCGCCGTGCTCGTCTTGCTCGGCGTCGGGCTCGCCCGATCGATCCGCCGCCGCGCCGCGCCGGATCGCGTCGCCGGCACGATCCTCGCCGCGTGTGGCCTCTTCCTCGTGATCTCCATCGGCTCGAAGATCAACATCGGCGTCCGGCACGTCCTGCCCGTGATGCCCTTCTTCGTCGTCGGGGCCGGGATCGTCGCCGCGCGGCTATGGGAGGAAGGGCGACGGCGGACGCAGACGCTCCTCGCCCTGCTCGGCGCTGGCACCTTCGCCTCGGCGATCGCCTGGGTTCGCCACCCCGTCGGGTATTTTAATGCCCTGACCCTCGGCCCTGTCTTCGGTCCCGCGGTCAGCGTCGTCGGCGAGGACTGGGGGCAGGACATGGCCGACGTCGCCGCCGCCCTGAAAGCCCGAAACCTCGGGCCCGTGTATTACCACCGGTATGGCTGGATGATGGCGCGCGAGCTCGAAGCGAACGGCATCGAATTCGAACGTTTTCGCTGCGGCGAGCGCCCCGGCCCCGGCGTCGCCGTCGTCCACGCCGTCACCCGCGCCCGCAGCCCCGACTGTCACCCCGAGCTCTTCGCGAAGGCGCCGCTCCTCGTCGTGAACGGACGCCTCTTCGTGTACGCCCTCGACGCGCCCGAGCGCCCCACCGCGCCCGCGCCCCGCCCCCGCATCCGCCTCATCCCCCCGCCGAGCGCCGCCTCCCCCGACGACGAGGACTGA